From Sphingobium sp. RAC03, a single genomic window includes:
- a CDS encoding pyridoxal phosphate-dependent aminotransferase: protein MIASIDPFHAIAISREAHALEAQGRSILHMEFGQPSTGAPAAAIARAHHVLDTDPMGYWESQALKERIAHLYTERHGVSVEAEQVLLTCGASPGLVLALTSLFAPGARVATARPGYVAYRNTLKALYLEPVEVGCGPAERYQISAAALAALDPAPDGLILASPANPTGTIIPADELARIAQVCADRGIRIVSDEIYHGLSFGESAHSMLEYAPDAVIVNSFSKYFSMAGWRLGWIVVPPALIDAARARMGNLFLTPPVLAQQAGLAAFDCTDELEAHVETYRRNRQLLLDALPALGLARIAPPDGAFYIYADVGHLTQDSLGFCQRLLRETGVATAPGIDFDPVDGHRFIRFSFAVSTDRVEDAIARMIPWFAAQGGA, encoded by the coding sequence ATGATCGCCAGCATCGACCCGTTCCACGCCATCGCCATCAGCCGCGAAGCCCATGCCCTCGAAGCGCAGGGCCGTTCCATCCTGCATATGGAATTCGGCCAGCCATCGACCGGCGCGCCTGCCGCCGCCATCGCCAGGGCGCATCATGTGCTGGATACCGATCCGATGGGCTATTGGGAAAGCCAAGCGCTCAAGGAGCGGATCGCGCATCTTTATACCGAACGGCATGGCGTTTCGGTGGAGGCCGAGCAGGTGCTGCTCACCTGTGGCGCGTCGCCGGGTCTGGTGCTGGCGCTGACCAGCCTGTTTGCGCCCGGCGCGCGGGTCGCGACGGCCCGGCCGGGCTATGTCGCTTATCGCAACACCTTGAAGGCGCTCTATCTGGAACCGGTCGAGGTCGGATGCGGCCCGGCCGAGCGCTACCAGATCAGCGCAGCGGCTTTGGCTGCGCTTGATCCCGCGCCTGACGGGCTGATCCTGGCCAGTCCGGCCAATCCAACCGGCACCATAATTCCCGCCGACGAACTGGCTCGGATCGCGCAGGTCTGTGCCGATCGCGGCATCCGCATCGTGTCGGACGAAATCTATCATGGACTGAGCTTTGGCGAGTCGGCCCATTCGATGCTCGAATATGCGCCCGATGCGGTGATCGTGAACAGTTTTTCCAAATATTTCAGCATGGCCGGGTGGCGGCTGGGCTGGATCGTGGTGCCGCCCGCCCTGATCGACGCGGCGCGGGCGCGAATGGGCAATTTGTTCCTGACGCCGCCGGTGCTGGCGCAGCAAGCGGGGCTGGCGGCATTCGATTGCACCGATGAGTTGGAGGCGCATGTCGAAACCTATCGCCGCAATCGGCAATTGCTGCTCGACGCGCTGCCCGCGCTGGGGCTGGCACGGATCGCGCCGCCCGATGGCGCTTTCTATATCTATGCCGATGTCGGGCATCTGACGCAGGACAGCCTTGGCTTTTGCCAGCGGCTGTTGCGCGAGACGGGGGTGGCGACCGCGCCGGGGATCGATTTCGATCCGGTCGATGGGCATCGCTTCATCCGCTTCAGCTTTGCGGTATCGACCGACCGGGTCGAGGACGCGATCGCGCGAATGATCCCCTGGTTCGCGGCGCAGGGCGGTGCTTAA
- a CDS encoding chorismate mutase yields MNPDDYSSMAQVRVGVDALDRQLIALLAERFAHMRAAARIKPDRSAVRDEARKAQVIANACAEAERLGAPADIVADLWEQLVEASIAYEMATFDRTRG; encoded by the coding sequence ATGAACCCTGACGACTATAGCAGCATGGCGCAGGTGCGCGTGGGCGTCGATGCGCTGGATCGCCAGCTCATCGCGCTTCTTGCCGAGCGCTTCGCGCATATGCGCGCCGCCGCCCGAATCAAGCCCGATCGCAGCGCCGTGCGCGATGAGGCCCGCAAGGCGCAGGTCATCGCCAATGCCTGCGCCGAGGCGGAGCGGCTGGGTGCGCCTGCCGACATCGTTGCCGACCTGTGGGAGCAACTGGTCGAAGCGTCGATCGCCTATGAGATGGCGACGTTCGACCGGACGCGGGGTTAA
- the rpsD gene encoding 30S ribosomal protein S4 — protein MTKRTSAKYKLDRRMGENIWGRPKSPVNKREYGPGQHGQRRKGKVSDYGIQLRAKQKLKGYYGDITEKQFKKNYFEASRMKGDTGQNLIGLLERRLDAVVYRAKFAPTIFSARQIVSHGHIYVNGVKCNIASRLVKPGDEITLGKKAQEMALVMEAQALAERDIPDYVAPDGAAKVSYVRVPTLDEVPYPVKMEPNLVVEFYSR, from the coding sequence ATGACGAAGCGCACCAGCGCCAAGTATAAACTCGACCGTCGCATGGGCGAGAACATCTGGGGCCGTCCCAAGTCGCCTGTCAACAAGCGCGAATATGGTCCGGGTCAGCATGGTCAGCGCCGCAAGGGCAAGGTGTCCGACTACGGCATCCAGCTGCGCGCCAAGCAGAAGCTCAAGGGCTATTATGGCGACATCACCGAGAAGCAGTTCAAGAAGAACTATTTCGAAGCGAGCCGCATGAAGGGCGACACCGGCCAGAACCTTATCGGTCTGCTGGAGCGCCGCCTGGACGCCGTCGTCTATCGCGCCAAGTTCGCGCCGACCATCTTTTCGGCCCGCCAGATCGTTTCGCACGGCCACATTTATGTGAACGGCGTCAAGTGCAACATCGCGTCGCGTCTGGTGAAGCCGGGCGACGAGATCACGCTGGGTAAGAAGGCGCAGGAAATGGCGCTGGTGATGGAAGCACAGGCCCTGGCCGAGCGCGACATCCCCGACTATGTCGCCCCCGACGGTGCCGCCAAGGTCAGCTATGTCCGCGTGCCGACGCTGGACGAAGTGCCTTATCCGGTGAAGATGGAACCGAACCTGGTCGTCGAATTCTATTCGCGCTAA
- a CDS encoding alpha/beta hydrolase family protein yields MIGYRKAVIMAALATGTAPVALAQTPPDALAKAFGARETVISASISPDGQKIALIAAGPGRTSRAYVLEAKEGAELTVAATTTGKPEYLSSCDWVATDRLACQIYGESRYADDVYGFSNIFAVDASGGNAKLLSQRRGQNALHADFRGGDIVDLLPGEDGAILMTRSYVPEAKIGSLVEKRLEGLGVDRIDTRSGSGKRVETPAKLAVDYISDGVGTVRIMGLQEIKGTGYSKGTYKFLYRPQGKSGWDDLSTYDVRDNSGFYPLAVDPQQNIAYGFEKTNGRDALVSIALDPGQEKKVVFAHPQVDVTGLIRVGRDRRVVGVSYVLEHREAVYFDKDAASLVTSLGKALGGKAVHIGDMSSDGQRVLVWAGSDIDPGQYYLFDRTARKLSPLMPDRPELAGRQLATMQSTSFKASDGVTIPAYLTLPPGKESAKGLPAIVLPHGGPESRDEWGFDWLVQYYAARGFAVIQPQFRGSYGFGEQWLMQNGYRSWRKAIGDVVDAGRWLVAQGIADPAKLTIAGWSYGGYAALQAQVIDPDLFKAVVAIAPVTDFGDRLRRAQYDSSYLVQQQRMGTGPEAEDASPSSHAAQFRAPVLMFHGTNDGNVDISQAKIMQGKLEGAGKRSRLVIYDGLAHSLNDSDARADMLQQSADFLLAAGK; encoded by the coding sequence ATGATCGGATATCGCAAGGCAGTGATCATGGCGGCGCTGGCCACCGGAACCGCGCCGGTCGCGCTGGCGCAAACCCCGCCCGATGCCCTCGCCAAGGCCTTTGGCGCGCGCGAAACCGTGATTTCCGCCAGCATTTCGCCCGATGGCCAGAAAATCGCGCTGATCGCAGCGGGGCCAGGACGAACGAGCCGCGCCTATGTGTTGGAGGCCAAGGAAGGTGCGGAGTTGACGGTGGCGGCCACGACCACCGGTAAACCGGAATATCTCTCCAGCTGCGATTGGGTCGCGACCGATCGCCTAGCTTGCCAGATTTATGGCGAAAGCCGCTATGCCGACGACGTCTATGGCTTCAGCAACATTTTCGCGGTGGATGCATCCGGCGGCAACGCCAAACTGCTGAGCCAGCGGCGGGGCCAAAATGCGTTGCATGCCGATTTTCGCGGGGGTGACATCGTCGATCTGCTGCCTGGCGAAGACGGCGCGATATTGATGACCCGATCCTATGTCCCTGAAGCCAAGATCGGCAGCCTTGTGGAAAAGCGACTGGAGGGGCTCGGCGTCGATCGCATCGACACCCGCAGTGGCAGCGGGAAACGGGTTGAAACACCGGCCAAATTGGCAGTCGATTATATTTCGGACGGCGTCGGTACAGTTCGGATCATGGGACTGCAGGAGATCAAGGGAACCGGCTATTCCAAGGGAACCTATAAATTCCTCTATCGCCCACAAGGCAAGTCGGGCTGGGACGACCTTTCGACCTACGACGTGCGCGACAATAGCGGCTTCTATCCCCTCGCCGTCGATCCGCAGCAGAATATCGCCTATGGCTTTGAAAAGACAAACGGTCGCGACGCGCTGGTCTCGATCGCGCTTGACCCCGGCCAGGAAAAGAAAGTCGTCTTCGCCCATCCGCAAGTCGACGTGACCGGATTGATCCGGGTCGGCCGCGACCGCCGGGTCGTGGGCGTCAGCTATGTGCTGGAGCATCGCGAAGCCGTGTATTTCGACAAAGACGCAGCTTCTCTTGTTACCTCATTGGGTAAGGCGCTGGGTGGCAAGGCTGTTCACATCGGCGACATGAGCAGCGATGGGCAGCGGGTGCTGGTATGGGCCGGCAGCGACATCGATCCGGGCCAATATTATCTGTTCGACCGGACGGCGCGCAAATTGTCGCCCCTGATGCCGGATCGTCCCGAACTAGCGGGCCGCCAGCTCGCCACGATGCAATCGACGAGCTTCAAGGCGAGTGATGGGGTAACGATCCCAGCCTATCTGACGCTGCCGCCCGGCAAAGAAAGCGCCAAGGGTCTGCCCGCCATCGTCCTGCCCCATGGCGGCCCGGAGTCGCGGGACGAATGGGGTTTCGACTGGTTGGTGCAATATTATGCGGCGCGAGGCTTCGCCGTAATCCAGCCGCAGTTTCGCGGTTCCTATGGTTTTGGCGAACAATGGCTGATGCAAAATGGCTATCGATCCTGGCGCAAGGCGATCGGCGACGTCGTGGACGCCGGACGCTGGCTGGTGGCACAGGGCATTGCCGACCCGGCGAAGCTGACCATCGCGGGCTGGTCCTATGGCGGCTATGCGGCGCTGCAGGCGCAGGTCATCGACCCCGATCTGTTCAAGGCGGTGGTCGCCATCGCGCCCGTCACGGATTTCGGCGATCGATTGCGCCGCGCGCAATATGACAGCAGTTACCTCGTTCAGCAGCAGCGCATGGGCACTGGCCCGGAGGCCGAAGACGCTTCGCCATCAAGCCATGCCGCGCAATTCCGCGCCCCGGTCCTGATGTTTCACGGCACAAACGACGGCAATGTCGACATCAGCCAGGCAAAAATCATGCAAGGCAAACTTGAAGGCGCAGGCAAGCGCAGCCGCTTGGTCATCTATGACGGGCTGGCGCACAGTCTGAACGACAGCGATGCGCGCGCCGACATGCTCCAGCAGAGCGCCGACTTCCTGCTCGCGGCGGGGAAATAG
- a CDS encoding M28 family peptidase has translation MRSSIAAIAAVLALSACATDGMDAPPASVAAAPNGAEPSIDTMKRLVQEMSSDAYEGRAPGSAGEEKTLALLVAEFSKLGLKPGNKGSWFQDVPLVEINAKNVSPLTFTGGKSAVSASYGPEMVVGTYRTTQPKIAIKDSPVVFVGYGINAPEKGWNDYAGVDVKGKTVIILVNDPDYEATGLTGPFNGRAMTYYGRWTYKYEEAARQGAAAAIIVHDTVPAAYGWNVVQSSWTGAQHVADSADGNAKQSSAIGWIQKDKAAVLFASAGLDLTAQMAAAKQAGFKAVPLGAVKASVSFDNDLRKHSSKNVVALLPGKTHPDEYVLYSAHWDHLGRCQAAPDGDDICNGAVDNATGTAALVALAEANVKAGPTDRSQVFLAVTAEESGLLGSAYYGSNPVVPFNQTVGGVNMDALSVAGRAKNVVVIGKGKSQLDAYLDSALAAQDRVATVEPTPEKGYYYRSDHFSFAKHGLPMLYFEGGEDLVNGGTAAGMAAAEDYTKNRYHGPKDEYDPNWDWTGVLADLKLYYTVGRDLANTTDWPNWVDGDEFRAIRDKDRAGK, from the coding sequence ATGCGTAGCTCCATCGCGGCGATTGCCGCCGTTCTCGCCCTTTCCGCCTGCGCCACCGATGGCATGGATGCGCCGCCCGCGTCGGTCGCTGCGGCGCCCAATGGTGCCGAGCCATCGATCGACACGATGAAGCGGCTGGTGCAGGAAATGTCGTCCGACGCCTATGAGGGCCGCGCGCCTGGCTCTGCGGGCGAGGAGAAGACGTTGGCGCTGCTGGTGGCGGAGTTCAGCAAGCTGGGGCTGAAGCCAGGCAATAAGGGCAGCTGGTTTCAGGATGTCCCGCTGGTCGAGATCAATGCCAAGAATGTGTCGCCGCTGACTTTCACGGGTGGCAAGAGTGCGGTCAGCGCCAGCTATGGCCCCGAAATGGTGGTCGGCACCTATCGCACGACCCAGCCGAAGATCGCGATCAAGGACAGCCCGGTCGTCTTCGTGGGCTATGGCATCAATGCGCCCGAAAAGGGCTGGAACGACTATGCCGGCGTCGATGTGAAGGGCAAGACCGTCATCATCCTGGTCAATGATCCCGACTATGAGGCGACGGGCCTGACCGGGCCGTTCAATGGCCGGGCGATGACTTATTATGGCCGCTGGACCTATAAATATGAGGAAGCGGCGCGACAGGGCGCGGCTGCCGCGATCATCGTGCATGATACGGTGCCCGCCGCCTATGGCTGGAACGTCGTGCAATCGAGCTGGACTGGCGCGCAGCATGTCGCCGACAGTGCGGATGGCAATGCCAAGCAATCTTCGGCGATCGGCTGGATTCAAAAGGACAAGGCGGCGGTCCTGTTCGCCAGCGCCGGGCTGGACCTGACCGCGCAGATGGCAGCCGCCAAGCAGGCCGGGTTCAAGGCGGTGCCGCTGGGCGCGGTCAAGGCGTCGGTGTCGTTCGACAATGACCTGCGCAAACATAGTTCGAAGAATGTCGTCGCGCTGCTGCCCGGCAAGACGCACCCCGATGAATATGTCCTCTACAGCGCACATTGGGACCATCTGGGCCGGTGCCAGGCCGCGCCCGATGGCGACGATATTTGCAACGGCGCGGTCGACAATGCGACTGGCACTGCGGCGCTGGTGGCGCTGGCGGAGGCCAATGTGAAGGCGGGGCCGACCGATCGCAGCCAAGTGTTCCTGGCGGTGACGGCGGAGGAATCGGGGCTATTGGGGTCGGCCTATTATGGCAGCAATCCGGTGGTCCCGTTCAACCAGACCGTTGGTGGCGTGAACATGGATGCGCTGTCGGTCGCGGGGCGCGCCAAGAATGTGGTGGTGATCGGCAAGGGCAAGTCGCAGCTTGATGCCTATCTCGACAGCGCCTTGGCCGCGCAGGATCGGGTCGCGACGGTGGAGCCGACGCCGGAGAAGGGCTATTATTATCGCTCTGACCATTTCAGCTTCGCCAAGCACGGCCTGCCGATGCTCTATTTCGAAGGTGGCGAGGATCTGGTCAATGGCGGCACGGCGGCGGGTATGGCCGCTGCAGAGGATTATACCAAGAACCGCTATCATGGGCCAAAGGATGAATATGATCCCAATTGGGATTGGACCGGGGTGCTGGCCGACCTGAAACTCTATTATACGGTCGGCCGCGATCTGGCGAATACGACCGACTGGCCCAACTGGGTGGACGGTGACGAATTTCGCGCCATCCGTGACAAGGACCGGGCAGGGAAATAG
- a CDS encoding DUF6265 family protein, with translation MKRRVSTIIAALLLALPVHGSAGELPDWLTGEWVQKRDDRWSEEVWTLPRGGVMIGVGRTGRGEKLQSWEVMRIVRAADGSLAFHGAPEGGLATIFPAIAEGVRDISFANPTHDYPQRIRYWREGRLLMAETANMDGSRAQNWTYAPAGE, from the coding sequence ATGAAGAGAAGAGTTTCGACGATCATAGCGGCGCTGTTGCTGGCGCTGCCCGTCCACGGCAGCGCAGGCGAATTGCCCGATTGGCTGACCGGGGAATGGGTGCAGAAGCGCGACGATCGCTGGAGCGAGGAAGTGTGGACGCTGCCACGCGGCGGCGTGATGATCGGCGTGGGGCGCACCGGGCGCGGCGAAAAACTGCAGTCCTGGGAAGTGATGCGCATCGTCCGCGCAGCCGACGGATCGCTCGCCTTTCACGGCGCCCCCGAAGGCGGCCTGGCGACCATTTTCCCAGCGATAGCCGAAGGGGTGCGGGACATCAGCTTCGCCAATCCCACCCATGATTATCCGCAACGCATCCGCTATTGGCGGGAGGGGCGCCTGCTCATGGCCGAAACGGCGAATATGGATGGCAGCCGGGCGCAGAATTGGACCTATGCCCCGGCCGGTGAGTGA
- a CDS encoding agmatine deiminase family protein, producing the protein MTFRMPAEWAPHDWTWIGFPTNPAEWPGAFDAARTQIAAFASALHADGRGEEVRLVVANEGDADAARALVAPGVSIVVQQLGDVWLRDTAPIAVLNGHARALVDFGFNGWGGKYQMAGDEDIGARLAATTGLPTSTQHWVFEGGAVDTDGTGLFVTTEQCLLHPNRNPDLDRGKIETLLAGSLGLSDMLWLGDGLLNDHTDGHVDNLARFVGEGLLALPIATTEDDPNAAIYADARARASAHGVTVVDMPSPGRVMVDGEAIPASYMNFYVGNAAVIVPIYGQPNDQAALDALAPFFPGRDIVGLRSDAILSGGGSFHCCSQQMPSV; encoded by the coding sequence ATGACTTTCCGTATGCCTGCCGAATGGGCACCGCACGACTGGACCTGGATCGGCTTTCCGACCAACCCCGCTGAATGGCCCGGCGCATTCGATGCCGCCCGGACGCAGATCGCCGCCTTTGCCAGTGCACTCCATGCGGATGGACGCGGCGAAGAGGTGCGGCTGGTCGTGGCGAACGAGGGTGATGCCGATGCCGCGCGGGCCTTGGTCGCGCCCGGCGTGTCGATCGTCGTGCAGCAGTTGGGAGACGTCTGGCTACGCGATACCGCGCCGATCGCCGTGCTGAACGGCCATGCGCGGGCTTTGGTCGATTTCGGCTTCAACGGCTGGGGCGGCAAATATCAGATGGCGGGCGACGAAGATATCGGCGCACGGCTGGCGGCGACCACCGGCTTGCCCACATCGACGCAGCATTGGGTGTTCGAGGGCGGCGCGGTCGATACCGATGGCACTGGCCTGTTCGTGACCACCGAACAATGCCTGCTCCATCCCAATCGCAACCCGGACCTCGACCGGGGCAAGATCGAAACGCTGCTGGCCGGGAGCCTCGGCCTCTCCGACATGCTCTGGCTGGGTGACGGATTGCTGAACGACCATACCGATGGCCATGTCGATAATCTGGCGCGGTTCGTGGGCGAAGGGCTGCTGGCACTGCCGATCGCGACGACGGAGGATGATCCCAATGCGGCGATCTACGCCGACGCACGCGCGCGGGCGAGCGCCCATGGCGTTACCGTGGTGGACATGCCGTCGCCGGGGCGGGTGATGGTCGATGGCGAGGCCATTCCAGCCAGCTACATGAATTTCTATGTCGGCAACGCGGCCGTCATCGTGCCCATCTATGGCCAGCCCAATGATCAGGCGGCGCTCGACGCGCTGGCACCCTTCTTTCCGGGGCGGGATATTGTCGGGCTGCGCAGCGATGCCATATTGTCAGGCGGCGGCAGTTTTCATTGCTGCAGCCAGCAAATGCCAAGTGTTTAA
- the aguB gene encoding N-carbamoylputrescine amidase: MTKVTVAALQLSFSDDMGENIAKVAEHVTKAAARGAKIILPPELFEGPYFCRVEDEALFALAQPTDSHPAVQEMRKLAKDLGVYIPTSYFERDGQHHYNSLAMIDDQGEIMGVYRKSHIPDGPGYEEKYYFRPGNTGFKVWPTKYGTIGVGICWDQWYPECARVMALMGAEMLFYPTAIGSEPYDADLDTSRMWRRAMIGHAVSNCMPVIAANRIGEEDGQRFYGHSFISDEWGDLIADGDAKDFGALVATLDLAQARTHRAGMGFFRDRRPELYWRIAQDI; encoded by the coding sequence ATGACCAAAGTAACCGTTGCCGCGCTCCAGCTCAGCTTTTCGGACGATATGGGCGAGAATATCGCCAAGGTGGCCGAGCATGTGACCAAGGCCGCCGCGCGCGGGGCGAAGATCATCCTGCCGCCCGAATTGTTCGAAGGCCCCTATTTCTGCCGCGTCGAGGACGAAGCGCTGTTCGCGCTGGCGCAGCCGACCGACAGCCATCCGGCGGTGCAGGAGATGCGCAAGCTGGCCAAGGATCTGGGCGTTTATATCCCGACCAGCTATTTCGAGCGCGACGGCCAGCATCATTATAACTCGCTCGCGATGATCGATGACCAGGGCGAGATTATGGGCGTGTACCGCAAAAGCCATATTCCTGACGGGCCGGGCTATGAGGAGAAATATTATTTCCGCCCCGGCAATACCGGCTTCAAGGTGTGGCCGACCAAATATGGCACGATCGGCGTCGGCATCTGCTGGGACCAATGGTATCCCGAATGTGCGCGGGTGATGGCGCTGATGGGCGCGGAGATGCTGTTTTACCCGACCGCGATCGGATCGGAACCCTATGATGCGGACCTCGACACCAGCCGCATGTGGCGGCGGGCGATGATCGGCCATGCGGTCAGCAATTGCATGCCAGTGATCGCCGCCAACCGCATCGGCGAGGAGGATGGCCAGCGTTTCTACGGCCACAGCTTCATCAGCGACGAATGGGGCGACCTGATCGCTGATGGCGATGCCAAGGATTTTGGTGCGCTGGTGGCGACGCTGGACCTGGCGCAGGCGCGTACCCATCGCGCAGGGATGGGCTTCTTCCGCGACCGGCGGCCGGAGCTATATTGGCGGATCGCGCAGGATATCTGA
- the rnhA gene encoding ribonuclease HI — translation MTDLPTVEIFTDGACKGNPGPGGWGAVLRFGAKEKEISGGEAQTTNNRMEMMAAVEALNALSKPCRVTLYTDSKYVMDGITKWIFGWQKNGWKTADRKPVKNAEVWQLLVQATARHQVTWQWVKGHAGHPENERADQLACAAAESFRR, via the coding sequence ATGACCGACCTGCCCACCGTAGAGATTTTCACCGATGGCGCGTGCAAGGGCAATCCCGGCCCCGGCGGCTGGGGCGCGGTGCTGCGCTTTGGCGCGAAGGAAAAGGAAATATCGGGCGGCGAGGCGCAGACCACTAATAACCGGATGGAGATGATGGCCGCGGTCGAGGCGCTCAATGCGCTAAGCAAACCCTGCCGCGTGACGCTCTATACCGACAGCAAATATGTGATGGACGGCATCACCAAATGGATTTTCGGCTGGCAGAAAAATGGCTGGAAAACCGCTGACCGCAAGCCGGTGAAGAATGCCGAGGTCTGGCAGCTATTGGTGCAGGCCACCGCCCGGCATCAAGTGACCTGGCAATGGGTCAAAGGCCATGCCGGTCACCCGGAAAATGAGCGCGCCGACCAACTCGCCTGCGCCGCGGCGGAGAGCTTCCGCCGCTGA
- the thrB gene encoding homoserine kinase, whose protein sequence is MAVYTQVPAEEIDAFLTRYDAGRLVSAKGIAEGVENSNYLLETTGADGSGHRYILTLYEKRVDEADLPFFMDLLDHLGARGCLVPRFIADRSGQRLQQLAGRPACLIEFLTGISVTEPTPAQSRAAGQALGELHRAADGFASERPNALDKAGWHDLARKCGADFDQIAPGLAARVVDELAFLDAHWPADLPRSVIHADLFPDNVLMLGDRVTGLIDFYFSCTDVRAYDLAITHSAWTFSHDGATFFGDRAVALGAGYAQAHGLTDAERAAFPILCRGAALRFLLTRAYDWINTPADALVTRKDPLAYLRRLDFYANADAADLLGA, encoded by the coding sequence ATGGCCGTCTATACCCAGGTTCCGGCCGAAGAAATCGACGCCTTCCTCACCCGCTATGACGCTGGTCGCCTCGTTTCCGCCAAGGGGATCGCCGAAGGGGTCGAAAACAGTAATTATCTGCTCGAAACCACCGGCGCGGATGGTTCGGGCCATCGCTACATCCTCACCCTCTATGAAAAGCGGGTGGATGAAGCCGACCTGCCCTTTTTCATGGACCTGCTCGACCATCTGGGCGCGCGCGGCTGCCTTGTCCCCCGCTTCATCGCCGATCGCAGCGGCCAGCGATTGCAGCAGTTGGCGGGACGCCCGGCCTGCCTGATCGAGTTCCTGACCGGCATTTCCGTGACCGAGCCGACCCCGGCGCAATCGCGCGCGGCGGGCCAGGCGCTCGGCGAACTGCATCGCGCGGCCGACGGCTTTGCGAGCGAACGCCCCAACGCGCTCGACAAGGCGGGCTGGCATGATCTGGCGCGCAAATGCGGCGCGGATTTCGACCAGATCGCCCCCGGCCTCGCCGCACGGGTCGTTGATGAACTGGCTTTTCTCGACGCCCACTGGCCAGCCGACCTGCCGCGAAGCGTCATCCATGCCGACCTGTTCCCCGACAATGTGCTGATGCTGGGCGACCGGGTGACCGGCCTCATCGACTTCTATTTCAGCTGCACCGATGTCCGTGCCTATGACCTGGCCATCACCCATAGCGCCTGGACGTTCAGCCATGACGGCGCGACCTTCTTTGGCGATCGGGCCGTGGCGCTGGGTGCGGGCTATGCCCAGGCGCATGGGCTGACCGATGCGGAACGCGCCGCCTTCCCGATCCTGTGCCGCGGCGCGGCGCTGCGGTTCCTGCTGACCCGCGCCTATGATTGGATCAACACGCCGGCCGACGCGCTGGTGACGCGCAAAGACCCGCTCGCCTATTTGCGCCGGCTCGACTTCTACGCCAACGCCGACGCAGCCGACCTGCTCGGCGCATAA
- the ispH gene encoding 4-hydroxy-3-methylbut-2-enyl diphosphate reductase: MTEPTAARPPMTLLIAAPRGFCAGVDRAIIIVEKAIEAYGAPVYVRHEIVHNKYVVDSLKAKGAIFVEELDQVPDGVPVVFSAHGVPKAVPAKAVERGLSYLDATCPLVSKVHRQAERQVELGRHILFIGHKGHPEVIGTFGQVPDGSMTLIETVEDAEAFAPTDADNLAFLTQTTLSVDDTAAIVAVLQRRFPDIAAPKGEDICYATSNRQTSVKAIAPRCDALYVIGAPNSSNSLRLVEVAEREGTRARLIQRADEIDFDWLDGVTTLGLTAGASAPEILVREVVNGLAARYDVTEEIVETARESIAFKLPRGLEAV, from the coding sequence ATGACCGAGCCCACCGCCGCCCGCCCGCCGATGACCCTCTTGATCGCTGCCCCACGCGGCTTTTGCGCCGGGGTCGACCGCGCCATCATCATCGTGGAAAAGGCGATCGAAGCCTATGGCGCGCCGGTCTATGTCCGCCATGAGATCGTCCACAACAAATATGTGGTGGACAGCCTGAAGGCGAAGGGCGCGATCTTTGTCGAGGAACTGGACCAGGTGCCAGATGGCGTACCGGTGGTCTTTTCCGCCCATGGCGTGCCCAAGGCCGTTCCCGCCAAGGCGGTGGAGCGTGGCCTGTCCTATCTCGACGCCACCTGCCCCTTGGTCAGCAAGGTGCATCGCCAGGCCGAACGGCAGGTCGAGCTTGGCCGCCACATCCTCTTCATCGGGCATAAGGGGCATCCCGAAGTCATCGGCACGTTCGGCCAGGTGCCCGACGGATCGATGACGCTCATCGAAACGGTCGAGGACGCAGAAGCGTTCGCGCCCACCGATGCCGACAATCTGGCGTTCCTGACGCAAACGACGCTGTCGGTGGACGATACCGCCGCGATCGTCGCCGTGCTGCAACGTCGCTTTCCCGACATCGCCGCGCCCAAGGGCGAGGATATCTGCTACGCCACGTCCAACCGCCAGACATCGGTCAAGGCGATCGCCCCTCGCTGCGATGCGCTCTATGTGATCGGCGCACCCAATAGTTCCAACTCGCTGCGACTGGTGGAGGTCGCCGAGCGCGAAGGCACCCGCGCCCGGCTGATCCAGCGCGCCGATGAAATCGACTTCGACTGGCTTGATGGGGTGACGACCTTGGGACTGACCGCTGGGGCGTCCGCACCCGAAATATTGGTCCGCGAAGTCGTGAATGGCCTTGCGGCGCGCTATGACGTGACGGAGGAAATTGTCGAAACCGCGCGCGAAAGCATCGCTTTCAAGCTACCGCGCGGGCTGGAGGCCGTCTGA